One Salmo trutta chromosome 24, fSalTru1.1, whole genome shotgun sequence genomic region harbors:
- the LOC115161189 gene encoding protein ABHD13, with protein MEKPWRLWGSVERCALALASWSWGACRISLLALILTFHLYGGFFLLALILASVAAILYKFQDVLLYFPDQPSSSRLYVAMPTGIPHENVYIRTKDGVRLNLILLRYTGGDSLDNPGVAPVNASNPASTAPPTILYFHGNAGNIGHRVPNALLMLVNLKANVVLVDYRGYGKSEGEPSEDGLYLDAQATLDYVMTRPDLDKTKVMVFGRSLGGAVAVRLASANPHRVAAIVVENTFLSIPHMAATLFSFLPMRLLPLWFYRNQFLSYRQVPMCRMPSLFVSGLSDQLIPPVMMKQLYELSPARTKRLAIFSEGTHNDTWQCQGYFAALEQFVKELMNNHTREESIQSTASVTII; from the coding sequence atGGAGAAGCCGTGGAGGCTGTGGGGCTCGGTGGAGCGCTGTGCCCTGGCCTTGGCTTCCTGGTCCTGGGGTGCCTGTCGCATCTCCCTCCTGGCCCTCATCCTCACCTTCCACCTCTACGGAGGTTTCTTTCTCCTGGCTCTCATCCTGGCCTCGGTGGCCGCCATCCTCTACAAGTTCCAGGACGTGCTGCTCTACTTCCCCGACCAGCCCTCCTCCTCCCGGCTCTACGTGGCCATGCCAACAGGCATCCCCCATGAGAACGTCTACATCCGCACCAAGGACGGCGTGCGCCTCAACCTTATCCTGCTCCGCTACACCGGCGGAGACAGCCTTGATAACCCCGGGGTCGCCCCCGTCAACGCATCTAACCCTGCCTCCACGGCCCCGCCCACAATCCTTTATTTCCACGGCAACGCGGGCAACATCGGGCACCGGGTGCCCAATGCTCTGCTGATGCTGGTGAACCTGAAGGCCAACGTGGTGTTAGTGGACTACCGGGGGTATGGGAAGAGCGAGGGCGAGCCCAGTGAGGACGGTCTGTACCTGGACGCCCAGGCCACGCTGGACTACGTGATGACCCGGCCTGACCTGGACAAGACCAAGGTGATGGTGTTTGGCCGCTCTCTGGGGGGCGCGGTGGCGGTTCGCCTGGCCTCGGCAAACCCTCATCGCGTGGCGGCCATCGTGGTGGAGAACACCTTCCTCAGCATCCCCCACATGGCAGCCACGCTTTTCTCCTTCCTGCCCATGAGGCTGCTGCCTCTGTGGTTCTACCGGAACCAGTTCCTGTCCTACAGACAGGTGCCGATGTGCCGGATGCCCTCGCTGTTCGTGTCGGGCCTATCGGACCAGCTCATCCCGCCCGTCATGATGAAGCAACTTTACGAGCTGTCGCCGGCACGGACTAAACGTCTGGCCATCTTCTCTGAGGGCACGCACAACGACACATGGCAGTGCCAGGGCTACTTCGCCGCCCTGGAACAGTTTGTCAAGGAGCTGATGAATAACCACACACGCGAGGAGAGCATCCAGTCCACAGCCAGCGTCACAATCATCTAG